Proteins from one Candidatus Eremiobacterota bacterium genomic window:
- a CDS encoding Uma2 family endonuclease, whose amino-acid sequence MQSTTRREIVLPETKPETEWLRGRAVRKMSPRWVHAALQGWWLLRLSAWADGRGRVGTEWRFRVSPPDEDIRPLVPDVSYLSYERAGALTEAELQTPLVPPTAAIEIRSPGDSLADIEDKAATLMRAGTDVVIVVNPRTRTVTAWDREKRHIFSRGESFQHVALPGFTFELDEMFEAARFRPRKR is encoded by the coding sequence ATGCAAAGCACGACACGCCGAGAGATCGTCCTCCCGGAGACCAAGCCCGAGACCGAATGGCTCCGCGGCCGAGCGGTGCGCAAGATGAGCCCGCGGTGGGTTCACGCGGCGCTGCAGGGCTGGTGGCTTCTCCGGCTCAGCGCTTGGGCCGACGGTCGCGGCCGCGTCGGAACCGAGTGGCGCTTCCGTGTTTCGCCACCGGACGAAGATATTCGGCCGCTCGTCCCGGACGTCTCGTACCTTTCGTATGAGCGCGCCGGCGCCTTGACCGAAGCGGAGCTTCAGACACCGCTCGTTCCGCCGACCGCGGCGATTGAGATTCGTTCGCCCGGCGACAGCCTTGCAGACATCGAGGATAAGGCCGCAACGCTGATGCGCGCGGGGACCGACGTCGTGATCGTCGTCAACCCTCGCACGCGAACCGTGACCGCGTGGGACCGCGAGAAGAGACACATCTTCTCGCGCGGCGAATCGTTCCAGCACGTCGCGCTGCCCGGCTTCACGTTCGAGCTGGACGAGATGTTCGAAGCGGCGCGCTTCCGCCCGCGCAAACGTTAG
- a CDS encoding NAD(P)H-hydrate dehydratase, which produces MRAVTAAQMKAVDAAAVARDGEVALMRAAGEAIARLIDRYARGDGAVVAIAGHGNNGGDAYAALAAYDGARPCVVYADASVEGSAARRDARARALAAGVEERAFPPDPALLRGAALVLDGVLGANARLPLDARSAQLAEAMNASGAPVLALDVPTGIDPTSGAAGAHAVRARATVALGRPKLGCFLDPARDLVGALWCAPIGMHDEDANGVDDPPAFVLTPAEFAALLPHRSDESDKRSAGAPLIVAGSTQFPGAGVLCAWGAARAGAGYVTVAVPEGAAAALRTHLVEQVVVTYDEREPERAVQTILDLTNRCNAIGIGPGLGLSEAYATIVNGVLAGTELPVVADASALYHLAKRLGEYRDKKLVLTPHAGEFARLSGKGTIAPGERLTRLRAFVDEHGITTLLKGRTTLIADRTATHLNPTGTSALATAGTGDVLTGAIATLLAQGLAPVDAARAGAYWHGRAGQIAQARRPRGVIARDVAEALGEASVVKRIDESLVRIF; this is translated from the coding sequence ATGAGAGCCGTCACCGCGGCACAGATGAAAGCAGTTGACGCGGCGGCCGTCGCGCGCGACGGCGAGGTCGCGCTGATGCGCGCGGCGGGCGAGGCGATCGCGCGGCTGATCGACCGGTACGCGCGCGGCGACGGCGCCGTCGTCGCGATCGCCGGCCACGGGAACAACGGCGGCGATGCGTACGCGGCGCTGGCGGCGTACGACGGCGCGCGGCCGTGCGTGGTGTACGCCGATGCGTCGGTCGAAGGGAGCGCGGCTCGGCGCGACGCGCGCGCGCGCGCGCTCGCCGCGGGCGTCGAGGAGCGCGCGTTTCCGCCGGATCCCGCGCTGTTGCGTGGGGCGGCACTGGTGCTCGACGGCGTGCTCGGCGCGAACGCGCGGCTCCCGCTCGACGCGCGCAGCGCGCAGCTCGCCGAGGCGATGAACGCGAGCGGCGCGCCGGTGCTCGCGCTCGACGTGCCGACCGGCATCGATCCGACCAGCGGCGCAGCCGGCGCGCACGCGGTGCGCGCGCGCGCGACCGTCGCGCTCGGCCGTCCGAAGCTGGGCTGCTTTCTCGATCCGGCGCGCGATCTCGTCGGCGCGCTGTGGTGCGCGCCGATCGGGATGCACGACGAGGATGCAAACGGAGTCGACGACCCGCCGGCGTTCGTGCTGACGCCGGCGGAGTTCGCCGCGCTGCTGCCGCACCGTTCCGACGAGTCCGACAAACGCAGCGCCGGCGCGCCGCTGATCGTCGCCGGCTCGACGCAGTTCCCCGGCGCCGGCGTGCTCTGCGCGTGGGGCGCGGCGCGCGCGGGCGCGGGATACGTCACCGTCGCCGTCCCCGAAGGAGCGGCGGCGGCGCTGCGCACGCACTTGGTCGAGCAGGTCGTGGTGACGTACGACGAGCGCGAGCCGGAGCGCGCCGTGCAGACGATTCTCGATCTGACGAACCGCTGCAACGCGATCGGGATCGGTCCGGGGCTGGGGCTCTCCGAGGCGTATGCGACGATCGTGAACGGCGTGCTCGCCGGCACGGAATTGCCGGTCGTCGCGGACGCGAGCGCACTCTACCATCTCGCGAAGCGGCTCGGCGAGTACCGAGACAAGAAGCTCGTGCTGACGCCGCACGCCGGCGAGTTCGCACGGCTCAGCGGCAAGGGCACGATCGCGCCCGGCGAGCGCCTCACGCGGTTGCGCGCGTTCGTCGACGAGCACGGAATCACGACGCTGCTAAAGGGCCGCACGACGCTGATCGCCGACCGTACCGCGACGCACCTCAACCCGACCGGAACCAGCGCGCTCGCCACCGCCGGAACCGGCGACGTGCTCACCGGCGCGATCGCGACGCTGCTCGCGCAAGGCCTCGCGCCGGTCGACGCGGCCCGCGCGGGCGCGTACTGGCACGGCCGCGCCGGCCAGATCGCGCAAGCCCGCCGCCCCCGCGGCGTCATCGCCCGCGACGTCGCCGAAGCCCTCGGCGAAGCGTCGGTGGTAAAGCGCATCGACGAGTCGCTGGTACGAATTTTCTAG
- the acpS gene encoding holo-ACP synthase, which produces MIIGVGMDLAEVERYRFDEPQRARFARKVYTEEEMAYAMRKRNWPERLAGFFAAKEAVRKAFGHAIPWSAVGVTHARSGKPAIRFYRGYEALLERRGVRAIHLTITHTATTAAAVVVLEG; this is translated from the coding sequence ATGATCATCGGCGTCGGGATGGATCTCGCGGAGGTGGAGCGCTACCGCTTCGACGAGCCGCAGCGCGCGCGCTTCGCGCGCAAAGTCTACACCGAGGAAGAGATGGCCTACGCGATGCGCAAGCGCAACTGGCCGGAGCGGCTGGCCGGTTTCTTCGCCGCGAAGGAAGCGGTGCGCAAGGCGTTCGGGCACGCGATCCCGTGGAGCGCGGTCGGCGTCACCCACGCGCGCAGCGGAAAGCCGGCGATCCGGTTCTACCGCGGGTACGAGGCGCTGCTCGAGCGGCGCGGCGTGCGGGCGATCCACTTGACGATCACGCACACCGCGACGACCGCCGCCGCGGTCGTCGTGCTCGAAGGCTGA